The stretch of DNA ACGGCTTTTCCACCATTGGAGCCACCTACTTTATCATACTGATTTCAGATAATGGGACCTCGTTGTCGTCAATAACCGCCACGTAGCTGCCGTTACCTTTTTTTAGCGCCGCGACCGTCCCCGTCATTTCCTCGCCGTCTTTCTGGTACGTTACCTCTTTGCCCAGCAGTCCGACGCCAAGATTCATCAGGTTGACCCCAATGTTCATGGTGATTAATGACGCTTGTTCCTCCAGCAGGCCGTTCAGGTTATACATCTGCTCAAGGCTGGAAAACTGGGCCATCTGG from Peptococcaceae bacterium encodes:
- a CDS encoding flagellar biosynthesis protein FlgD, producing the protein MQVSGTNESGVTAYTQQSALKKALDKDDFLKLLLTELRYQDAMNPMQDREFIAQMAQFSSLEQMYNLNGLLEEQASLITMNIGVNLMNLGVGLLGKEVTYQKDGEEMTGTVAALKKGNGSYVAVIDDNEVPLSEISMIK